From a single Lolium rigidum isolate FL_2022 chromosome 7, APGP_CSIRO_Lrig_0.1, whole genome shotgun sequence genomic region:
- the LOC124672206 gene encoding uncharacterized protein LOC124672206, translating to MASHLRSVSLPSRPHREVEEELCSLESCISSPSLAIETISDCLSRLGDMYCSIEEIMCLPSNQVCSSQQRKIKMLDGEMECSLELLDLCNAMHAEFGELKNIIQDLEVAIRKGDDAGVQVGIQSYSRLLKKAKKHFKKTAKKVISYKEDCRMVTLLSEAREITISLLESTLHLLSKQIITPKQSLISKAFQKKNSVLCKEEQMQMLGCSIGDLEAGVGLLFRRLVQNRVTLLNILSSMLAGWVGSMVVPQSGHNFSLIMNVLHISWVRSKRVQARGGGRSGGPTRSCTKAILKKLGICVDEDDREAPTPAAMERYERMFRKVIGRNQIVALASLYGWEVPSDEELQSHAAAAETPLVVTGRPHN from the exons ATGGCTAGCCATCTAAGATCAGTTAGCTTGCCCTCTAGGCCTCACCGCGAAGTTGAAGAGGAGCTGTGCAGCCTAGAGTCATGCATCTCTTCACCCTCCTTGGCCATCGAGACAATCTCTGATTGTTTGTCGAGGCTTGGAGACATGTACTGCTCTATCGAGGAAATAATGTGCCTGCCCAGCAACCAAGTTTGCTCCTCCCAGCAAAGAAAGAT AAAGATGTTGGATGGAGAAATGGAATGCTCCCTTGAGCTCTTGGATCTCTGCAATGCAATGCACGCAGAGTTTGGCGAGTTGAAGAACATCATCCAAGACCTGGAAGTGGCTATCCGAAAAGGAGACGATGCAGGCGTTCAAGTCGGGATTCAGTCTTACTCTCGTTTATTGAAGAAGGCGAAGAAGCATTTTAAGAAGACCGCGAAGAAGGTTATTTCTTACAAGGAAGATTGCAGGATGGTCACATTGTTGAGCGAGGCTAGAGAGATCACCATCTCTCTGCTCGAGTCAACACTTCATCTCTTGTCCAAGCAAATCATAACGCCCAaacagtctctcatctccaaggcATTCCAGAAGAAAAATTCAGTTTTGTGCAAGGAGGAGCAGATGCAGATGCTAGGTTGCAGCATCGGAGATCTTGAGGCTGGGGTAGGACTTCTGTTCCGGAGATTGGTCCAGAACAGAGTTACCCTCCTCAACATTCTTAGC AGCATGTTAGCTGGCTGGGTTGGCAGCATGGTTGTTCCACAGTCTGGACATAATTTTTCGTTGATTATGAATGTGCTTCATATATCTTGGGTAAGAAGTAAAAGGGTACAAGCTCGTGGTGGAGGACGCTCTGGAGGCCCAACACGCAGCTGCACCAAGGCCATCCTCAAGAAGCTTGGGATCTGCGTTGATGAGGATGATCGCGAGGCGCCCACCCCTGCCGCCATGGAGCGCTATGAGCGTATGTTCAGGAAAGTGATAGGGCGCAACCAGATTGTTGCCCTTGCTTCCCTCTACGGATGGGAGGTGCCGTCTGACGAGGAGCTGCAATCTCACGCTGCAGCTGCTGAAACACCCTTGGTCGTTACAGGTCGTCCGCATAATTAG